In a single window of the Arthrobacter zhangbolii genome:
- a CDS encoding class I SAM-dependent methyltransferase: MSEPSINRRMRSVEDLLDLMDGLFARESVRWTSDAGSAWWNNFYADRTRPVPFFADKPDENLARWVREGVLSPTRVLDLGSGPGRNALFFAERGYAVDAVDLSSAAVKWGRERAADRQLDVSFTCGNAFTLPPDALPGPYGLVYDSGCLHHLPPHRRISYLQLLQRTLAPGGYLGLACFARGKMGAEAPDEQLYQDGEFEAGIAFSPDDLRWVFADLGEIEIRPMATQDRDSPWFGESFLLTALFRRPE; this comes from the coding sequence ATGAGCGAACCCTCGATCAACCGCAGGATGCGGTCCGTTGAAGACCTCCTCGACCTGATGGACGGGCTCTTTGCGCGTGAATCGGTCCGCTGGACCAGCGACGCCGGGAGCGCCTGGTGGAACAACTTCTACGCAGACCGCACCCGGCCCGTTCCGTTTTTTGCGGACAAGCCCGATGAGAACCTGGCGCGGTGGGTCCGCGAAGGCGTGCTCTCGCCGACCCGTGTACTGGATCTGGGTTCGGGGCCCGGGCGCAATGCCCTCTTTTTTGCTGAGCGCGGATACGCCGTGGACGCCGTAGACCTCTCCTCGGCTGCGGTGAAGTGGGGGCGGGAACGGGCTGCAGACCGGCAGCTGGACGTCTCCTTCACCTGTGGCAACGCTTTCACGCTTCCGCCTGATGCGTTGCCTGGACCGTACGGACTGGTCTACGACTCGGGCTGTCTGCATCACCTTCCCCCGCACCGCCGGATCAGCTACCTGCAACTCCTGCAGCGGACCCTCGCGCCCGGCGGGTATTTGGGGCTGGCCTGTTTTGCCAGGGGCAAGATGGGCGCAGAAGCACCAGACGAGCAGCTCTACCAAGATGGGGAGTTTGAAGCAGGGATAGCCTTCAGTCCGGACGATCTTCGGTGGGTTTTCGCAGACCTGGGCGAGATCGAAATCCGCCCAATGGCAACCCAAGACCGGGATTCTCCGTGGTTTGGCGAATCTTTCCTGCTTACCGCCCTGTTCCGCCGCCCGGAGTGA
- a CDS encoding DUF456 domain-containing protein: MDPDLLVTLAAALVIAVGLTGIVVPVLPGSILIIIALLGWAFGVQSPAGWWAFGIGAVLLVAGMLASFFLTGRRLKQRQIPTRSIVAGVVLGVVGMFTIPAVGLFVGFAAGLLLSEWQRQRNLSTAWSSSLATLKAMGIGILAELALALTAGGIWGAGVWVHFATR; this comes from the coding sequence ATGGATCCCGATCTCCTTGTAACCCTTGCGGCTGCCCTCGTGATTGCCGTGGGACTGACCGGCATAGTGGTGCCCGTGCTGCCCGGCAGCATCCTGATCATCATTGCCCTGCTGGGCTGGGCCTTCGGCGTGCAGAGCCCGGCGGGCTGGTGGGCTTTCGGGATCGGTGCGGTGCTGCTGGTTGCCGGTATGCTCGCCAGCTTCTTTCTCACCGGGCGGCGGCTGAAGCAGCGGCAGATTCCCACCCGCTCCATCGTTGCCGGCGTGGTGCTCGGCGTCGTCGGAATGTTCACCATCCCCGCCGTTGGCCTGTTCGTCGGGTTCGCCGCCGGCCTGCTGCTGAGCGAATGGCAGCGGCAGCGGAACCTGTCCACCGCCTGGTCCTCCAGCCTGGCCACCCTGAAGGCGATGGGGATCGGCATCCTGGCTGAACTCGCGTTGGCGCTAACCGCGGGTGGCATCTGGGGTGCGGGCGTCTGGGTGCACTTCGCCACCCGCTGA
- a CDS encoding TIGR04086 family membrane protein — translation MSTDPENPANTSSNGRGANDGGPLRDRSERSAAAAETAGTVPADGRRVEDTGTRVSDAASASAADQGQVPGRHTGSHAGSYATDPDGGRNDTRAVPAAEMRNDSTAGEDTSTRAVPTHTTGEDTRTRAVPTHTAGEDTSTRVAPVTASRDLPGDSGGDRRAHRTAEDGDARNARNDRHSDGVAGDAALPNRDALLALEKERFGGMKFGSAFFGWLTATGMVVLLTALAAAIGAAINLSAETDLGAALESAAANQSAGIIGAVIMLAVLLLSYFAGGYVAGRMARFNGLKQGLAVWLWALIAAAVVIILGLIYGSDIRSISQLNSVAPLPEDLNNVSPGTWIAVAASLVVTLLGAVLGGLAGMRFHRRIDRADFRTEDTVTR, via the coding sequence ATGAGCACCGACCCAGAGAACCCCGCCAACACTTCCTCGAACGGCCGCGGCGCCAACGACGGCGGCCCTCTGCGGGACCGCTCGGAACGGTCTGCCGCAGCTGCTGAGACCGCGGGCACCGTTCCCGCAGACGGTCGTAGGGTTGAAGACACCGGCACACGGGTGAGCGACGCAGCCTCCGCCTCAGCTGCCGATCAGGGTCAGGTACCGGGCCGGCATACGGGCAGCCACGCCGGTAGCTACGCCACGGATCCGGACGGCGGGCGCAACGATACCCGCGCAGTCCCGGCAGCAGAGATGCGCAACGACAGCACCGCCGGCGAGGACACCTCCACCCGGGCCGTTCCCACGCACACCACCGGCGAGGACACCCGCACCCGGGCCGTCCCCACGCACACCGCCGGCGAGGACACCTCCACCCGGGTCGCTCCGGTAACGGCAAGCCGCGACCTGCCCGGCGACTCCGGCGGTGACCGCCGCGCCCACAGGACTGCGGAGGACGGCGATGCAAGGAACGCGCGGAACGATCGGCACAGCGACGGTGTGGCGGGCGACGCCGCCCTGCCGAACCGGGACGCCCTCCTGGCCTTGGAAAAGGAACGTTTCGGCGGCATGAAGTTCGGCTCGGCGTTCTTCGGCTGGCTGACGGCCACCGGTATGGTGGTGCTGCTGACGGCGCTGGCCGCCGCGATCGGCGCCGCCATCAACCTTTCCGCCGAAACGGATCTGGGGGCGGCCCTCGAATCCGCCGCCGCCAACCAGTCCGCCGGTATTATTGGCGCCGTCATCATGCTCGCAGTACTGCTGCTTTCCTACTTTGCCGGCGGTTACGTTGCCGGCCGAATGGCACGCTTCAACGGTCTCAAGCAGGGCCTGGCTGTGTGGCTGTGGGCGCTGATCGCGGCCGCCGTCGTCATTATCCTGGGCCTGATCTACGGCAGCGATATCCGTAGCATCAGCCAGCTGAACTCCGTGGCTCCGCTGCCGGAGGATCTGAACAACGTCAGCCCCGGCACCTGGATCGCCGTGGCCGCGAGCCTGGTGGTTACACTGCTCGGCGCCGTGCTGGGCGGACTGGCCGGTATGCGCTTCCACCGCCGTATTGACCGTGCCGATTTCCGCACGGAAGACACCGTCACCCGCTAG
- a CDS encoding SDR family oxidoreductase has product MTNGNNSDQYTFQNPVDRYPSIAPPVQDQSEPGLDKDMTPHVDHGEDTYRGTGRLEGRKALVTGGDSGIGAAVAIAFAREGADVALSYLPEEEPDAQHIAEVIEKTGRKVVKLPGDLKDAEYCSQLVEDAVAGLGGLDILVNNAGKQVAVDNLEDLSDEQLDHTFKTNIYSFFRVTKAALKHLPAGSSIINTTSIQAYEPSPNLLDYASTKAAINNFTKGLGQQLAPKGIRVNAVAPGPFWTPLQPSDGQNKEDLPEFGQSVPLGRAGQPTELAPAYVFLASPESSYVIGETLNVNGGTPSP; this is encoded by the coding sequence ATGACAAACGGCAACAACTCGGACCAGTACACCTTCCAGAACCCGGTGGACCGTTACCCGTCCATCGCCCCTCCCGTCCAGGACCAGTCCGAGCCGGGACTCGATAAGGACATGACCCCGCACGTGGACCACGGCGAGGACACCTACCGGGGCACCGGACGGCTGGAGGGCCGCAAGGCGCTCGTAACCGGCGGCGATTCCGGCATCGGCGCGGCCGTGGCCATCGCCTTCGCCCGGGAAGGCGCCGACGTCGCCCTCTCCTACCTCCCCGAAGAGGAACCGGACGCGCAGCACATCGCCGAAGTCATCGAGAAGACCGGCCGCAAGGTGGTTAAGCTCCCCGGTGACCTGAAGGACGCCGAGTACTGCAGCCAGCTCGTGGAAGATGCCGTGGCCGGCCTCGGCGGGCTGGACATCCTGGTCAACAACGCCGGCAAGCAGGTTGCGGTGGACAACCTCGAGGATCTCTCTGACGAGCAGCTGGACCACACCTTCAAGACGAACATCTACTCGTTCTTCCGGGTGACCAAGGCTGCGCTGAAGCACCTGCCGGCCGGTTCGAGCATCATCAACACCACCTCCATCCAGGCCTATGAGCCATCGCCGAACCTGCTGGACTACGCCAGCACCAAGGCTGCGATCAACAACTTCACCAAGGGCCTGGGCCAGCAGCTGGCTCCGAAGGGCATTCGCGTGAATGCTGTGGCGCCGGGTCCGTTCTGGACGCCGCTCCAGCCCAGCGACGGGCAGAACAAGGAAGACCTGCCGGAGTTCGGCCAGAGCGTTCCGCTGGGCCGCGCCGGACAGCCGACCGAGCTTGCCCCCGCTTACGTTTTCCTGGCCTCCCCGGAGTCCAGCTACGTGATCGGCGAGACGCTGAACGTCAACGGCGGCACGCCTTCGCCGTAA